The DNA region ACGCCGAATACAAACACCCGGTAAATGCGCATTCCCATCTCAGATCCATCCTAATGGAACCCAGCAAGGTGTTCCCTGTGACCGGCGGGTCTTTAGCGTTGGGAACTTGGCAGAGCATCATATGGGTTGAGGTGGATACCCATCCACGCACTAGAAAGGTAATAGTTACTGTCCTTGGGGATTAGCCGGTTCTTCCACGAACAGGGCGAACAGCAACAGAGTGAACAATCCAATGGAAGCGCTGGCTATGAAGGATAACGCGGCGCCAGGTAGGACGATGCTCCCCACCTGTACATTTCGAGGAGCGAAGTCTTTGTAGAGCTGACCACCAACTACCGGACCCAAAACCGCCCCGACGTTGAACATAGCTTGTACCGTCCCGAACACCTTTCCCCTTATGTTCCTTGGGGCTATATCAGCCTGGAGCGCTCTAAACGAGGGTATGTACATGTTGAATGCGATGGATCTGATGGTGGATATAACCGTGAGTCCCTCTACATCTCTAGCAGTGGGTATCAGCAAGGTCATGAGACGTGAGGAGACTCCAGCTATTAAGATCAGTGGTTTCCGCCCAAATCTGTCGCTCAATCTCCCTCCAGGGTAAGCGGCTGCTAATCCAAAGAGTCCGGAGATTGTGGTGACTACTGCTATTGCGGCCGGGTCCGACGAAATGAACTGTATAATGTAGAGGCTCATTATTGGAGCTATGAATCCCATCGCAAATCCGTTAGCCAATGCCATAGTGTAAATCGTATTTATACTTCTTCTGACGGATTTGGGGAGTTTAACATCCTCTCTGAGTGAATCTATTGCCTTTTTAGCTAGCTCCACCCTATTCTCCTTGAGTAGTAAGGAGAAGAGAACGGAGAACGCCGATATAACCGCTAAACCGATGAAGGGGAACTTCAGCGCCTGTTCAACATCTCTTATCCCCAGAATTTGGATACCGAATTTGTAGATACCCACGCCTATGGCCGGACCCCCGATCATTGCTAGATTCGTTAAGGTCATGTATATCGCCATGGATCTCCCCCTCATCTCGCTTGGAACGCTGTCCATCAGCAATGCCTCGGCGACAGGCCAGACCATGGCTGAAGCAATTCCCTGAAGGCCTCTAATAGCATAGAGGTCGTAGACACTCGAGGACAGTATGTATGCATAGGCCAGAAGCGAGTATATGATCGAGCCCGCCGTTATCAATTTCTTCCTTCCAATCCTATCGCTGAGGGAGCCGAAGTACCTAGCGAAGAAGGCCCGTGTGAGCATAAATGCAGACATCATTAAACCGTACTCCACGGCATACTGGGAGGCATGTTCTATGACGCCCAACTCCTCGGGGAGTTCGGTTATCCCTCCCTCCAAGTAGACCACATAGTAAGGGAGGATTGGGGATATGGCACCGAATCCCAGAGATATGACGAATCCAACCAGTGAGAGTATTATGATGTTCCGCTTCTCCATTTCGAATGCCTCCTTGAAGATCGGGGTCCGACAGCCATGTGCGAAGTTCCCTGTACAGTAATGCTTTTAACTGTTGAAGGTCAGCCGACCCAACCCGTTCTGGGGGTGCAAGTATGGGGGATCTAGTTTGGCCTTGAGAGACCTCTGAGGAGATCTCCCCTCTCCTTGTCTAAGGCAGCCTTCATCATTCCCGCGTTCCATACCATGTCCGGATCATCCAGAGACCTGCCCAGATCCTTGGAGGGAGGTGTACTTAGATGATAAGGGTGGACCTCGGCCAAGAGGAGATACCTACCTATTGGTACAACATAGTCTCGGATCTGCCTGATTTACCGCCACCCATACATCCGGCGACGAAGGAGCCACTGGGACCCGGGGATTTCTATCCTCTGTTCCCGAAGGAGTGCGTAGATCAGGAGTTCTCCAAGGAGAAGTACATCAAGATACCTGAGGAGCTCAGGGAGTTTTACGCTAGGATCGGTAGGCCCACGCCCCTGTACAGGGCCAAGAGATTGGAGGAATACCTGAGGACTCCGGCTAAGATATACTACAAGAGGGAGGATGTGACTCCGACGGGAAGCCACAAGCTGAACACCGCATTAGTGCAGGCCTTCTGTGCTGCCAAGGAGGGACTTGAATACCTGACGACCGAGACGGGTGCGGGGCAGTGGGGAAGTGCGCTGTCCTACGCGACTTCTATGATGGGACTGAGAGCTCTAGTTTTCATGGTCAGGATCTCGTACCAACAGAAGCCCTATAGAAAGCTAGTCATGAAGCTCTATGGTGCAGATATTGTTCCTTCGCCGAGCGACAGGACCGAAATAGGCAGGAAGTATCTTGAACAGGATCCGAATCACCCCGGCTCCCTAGGCATAGCCATAAGCGAGGCTATAGAGACAGCGATGAAGGACAAGAAAGCGAAGTACTCGCTGGGGAGCGTTCTAAATCATGTGCTACTGCATCAGACCGTAATAGGATTAGAGGCTAAGAAACAGATGGAGATCGTGGGCGAGAAGCCGGATGTGCTCATAGGATGCGTTGGAGGTGGAAGCAACTTCGCTGGGCTCACTTTCCCCTTCATAGAGGAGATGCTGAGTGAAAGGGAGAAGTACGAGGTTATAGCAGTGGAGCCGAGGGCATCTCCTTCACTCACGGAGGGGGAGTACAGGTACGACTTCGGGGACAGCGCTGGGGTGACTCCCCTCATAAAGATGTTCACGCTCGGGCATGACTTCGTGCCACCACCCATACACGCTGGTGGTCTAAGGTATCATGGAGCTGCTCCGACGGTGAGCCTTCTGAAGTCCAAGGGATTAATTAAGTCAGTTGCTTATTCACAAGAGGACGTATTCGAGGCTGGGAGAATATTTGCCATGACGGAAGGTCTGATCCCAGCCCCAGAAACCACCCACGCGGTGAAAGCGGCAATGGATGAGGCGCTGAAGGCTAAAGAGGAGGGTAGGGAGAAGGTGATACTCTTCAACTTCTCCGGACATGGGTTGCTGGACCTGAAGGGGTATGAGGATGTTTTGGGGCTTTAAACCCCCTC from Thermoproteota archaeon includes:
- a CDS encoding MFS transporter; the protein is MEKRNIIILSLVGFVISLGFGAISPILPYYVVYLEGGITELPEELGVIEHASQYAVEYGLMMSAFMLTRAFFARYFGSLSDRIGRKKLITAGSIIYSLLAYAYILSSSVYDLYAIRGLQGIASAMVWPVAEALLMDSVPSEMRGRSMAIYMTLTNLAMIGGPAIGVGIYKFGIQILGIRDVEQALKFPFIGLAVISAFSVLFSLLLKENRVELAKKAIDSLREDVKLPKSVRRSINTIYTMALANGFAMGFIAPIMSLYIIQFISSDPAAIAVVTTISGLFGLAAAYPGGRLSDRFGRKPLILIAGVSSRLMTLLIPTARDVEGLTVISTIRSIAFNMYIPSFRALQADIAPRNIRGKVFGTVQAMFNVGAVLGPVVGGQLYKDFAPRNVQVGSIVLPGAALSFIASASIGLFTLLLFALFVEEPANPQGQ
- a CDS encoding TrpB-like pyridoxal phosphate-dependent enzyme is translated as MIRVDLGQEEIPTYWYNIVSDLPDLPPPIHPATKEPLGPGDFYPLFPKECVDQEFSKEKYIKIPEELREFYARIGRPTPLYRAKRLEEYLRTPAKIYYKREDVTPTGSHKLNTALVQAFCAAKEGLEYLTTETGAGQWGSALSYATSMMGLRALVFMVRISYQQKPYRKLVMKLYGADIVPSPSDRTEIGRKYLEQDPNHPGSLGIAISEAIETAMKDKKAKYSLGSVLNHVLLHQTVIGLEAKKQMEIVGEKPDVLIGCVGGGSNFAGLTFPFIEEMLSEREKYEVIAVEPRASPSLTEGEYRYDFGDSAGVTPLIKMFTLGHDFVPPPIHAGGLRYHGAAPTVSLLKSKGLIKSVAYSQEDVFEAGRIFAMTEGLIPAPETTHAVKAAMDEALKAKEEGREKVILFNFSGHGLLDLKGYEDVLGL